One window from the genome of Deinococcus sp. NW-56 encodes:
- a CDS encoding M3 family metallopeptidase produces the protein MTQAPTAPVQSDNPLLNVGFRIPFDQIRPEHAEPAVDTLLAQTQERLDTLARAGERDYADFMADLDTLTEQLDTVRVIVGHLDSVVTSPEWQAAKRAILPKVTEFYTNLSLHPGLWTALKGFAETEAGRGLDPVRARHLKLTIDEFRRQGADLPEAEKARLLEVNTRLAQITNDFSKNVLDATAAFELYVPAERLAGVPERVREATRLEAEKHGQEGHRLTLHLPTLEPILTYADDRELRRELWLAQNSVGTQEGRDNRPLVGEILRLRREQARLLGFGDFADYVLEDRMAGGGERALTFERDMEARVRPFYERENAELEAFYREQVGSDAPALEAWDMGYWAEKQRQAKYAFDEEALRPYFAMDSVLSGLFEICRRVFGITVTEAQAPGWHPEVRYYDIRDEAGTHLASFYTDWFPRDTKRAGAWMNAFLTGGPREDGVEPHLGLMCGNMTAPSGDTPALLSVREVETVFHEFGHLLHHAMSNVEVRSLSGTRVAWDFVELPSQIMENWVLEREALDLFALHWQTGERLPDDLFEKLVAARNYSAANATMRQLSFGTVDLELHVTFDADAAGADPVTFARDIMARFYPYALPGDYARIAQFGHLFSSPVGYGAGYYSYKWAEVLDADAFSRFAQEGIFNRETGRAYVDTILSKGNSKDAAELYRDFMGRDPDAEALLRRSGLVEA, from the coding sequence ATGACGCAAGCGCCCACCGCGCCCGTTCAGAGCGACAACCCGCTGCTGAACGTCGGCTTCCGCATTCCCTTCGACCAGATTCGCCCCGAGCACGCCGAACCCGCCGTGGACACGCTGCTCGCGCAGACGCAGGAGCGCCTCGACACGCTGGCGCGGGCGGGCGAGCGCGATTACGCGGACTTCATGGCGGACCTCGACACGCTGACCGAGCAGCTCGACACCGTGCGCGTGATCGTGGGCCACCTCGACAGCGTGGTGACCAGCCCCGAGTGGCAGGCCGCCAAGCGGGCGATTCTGCCCAAGGTGACCGAGTTCTACACCAACCTCAGCCTGCATCCGGGACTGTGGACGGCGCTGAAGGGCTTTGCCGAAACGGAAGCGGGGCGCGGCCTCGACCCCGTGCGGGCGCGTCACCTGAAACTCACCATCGATGAGTTCCGCCGTCAGGGGGCCGACCTGCCCGAGGCGGAAAAGGCCCGGCTGCTGGAAGTCAACACCCGGCTGGCGCAGATCACCAACGACTTTTCCAAGAACGTGCTGGACGCGACCGCCGCCTTCGAGCTGTACGTGCCTGCCGAGCGGCTGGCCGGAGTGCCCGAGCGCGTGCGGGAAGCGACCCGGCTGGAGGCCGAGAAGCACGGCCAGGAGGGTCACCGCCTGACCCTGCACCTGCCCACCCTGGAGCCCATCTTGACCTACGCCGACGACCGCGAGCTGCGCCGCGAGCTGTGGCTGGCGCAAAACTCGGTGGGCACGCAGGAGGGCCGCGACAACCGTCCGCTGGTGGGCGAGATTCTGCGGCTGCGGCGCGAGCAGGCCCGGCTCCTGGGCTTCGGCGACTTCGCCGACTACGTGCTCGAAGACCGCATGGCGGGCGGCGGCGAACGCGCCCTGACCTTCGAGCGCGACATGGAGGCCCGCGTGCGGCCCTTCTACGAGCGCGAGAACGCCGAGCTGGAAGCCTTCTACCGTGAGCAGGTGGGAAGTGACGCTCCGGCCCTGGAAGCCTGGGACATGGGCTACTGGGCCGAAAAGCAGCGGCAGGCCAAGTACGCCTTCGACGAGGAGGCGCTGCGTCCCTACTTTGCGATGGACAGCGTCCTCTCCGGACTCTTCGAGATCTGCCGCCGCGTCTTCGGCATCACGGTGACCGAGGCCCAGGCTCCCGGCTGGCACCCCGAGGTGCGCTACTACGACATCCGCGACGAGGCGGGCACGCACCTCGCTTCCTTCTACACCGACTGGTTCCCCCGCGACACCAAGCGGGCGGGCGCGTGGATGAACGCCTTCCTGACCGGCGGCCCGCGCGAGGACGGCGTCGAGCCGCACCTCGGTCTGATGTGCGGCAACATGACGGCGCCCTCGGGCGACACCCCCGCACTGCTCTCGGTGCGCGAGGTCGAAACCGTCTTCCACGAGTTCGGCCACCTGCTGCACCACGCGATGTCGAACGTGGAGGTCCGCTCGCTCAGCGGCACCCGCGTCGCCTGGGACTTCGTGGAGCTGCCCTCGCAGATCATGGAGAACTGGGTGCTGGAGCGCGAGGCCCTGGACCTCTTCGCCCTCCACTGGCAGACCGGGGAGCGGTTGCCGGACGACCTGTTCGAGAAGCTGGTCGCTGCCCGCAACTACAGCGCGGCGAACGCCACCATGCGCCAGCTTTCCTTCGGCACGGTGGACCTGGAGCTGCACGTCACCTTCGACGCCGATGCGGCGGGGGCCGATCCGGTCACCTTCGCCCGCGACATCATGGCCCGGTTCTACCCCTACGCGCTGCCGGGGGACTACGCCCGCATCGCGCAGTTTGGGCACCTGTTTTCCAGCCCGGTCGGGTACGGGGCGGGGTACTACTCCTATAAGTGGGCGGAAGTGCTCGACGCCGACGCCTTTAGCCGTTTCGCGCAGGAAGGCATCTTCAACCGCGAAACGGGGCGGGCCTACGTGGACACGATTCTGAGCAAGGGCAACAGCAAGGACGCCGCCGAACTGTACCGCGACTTCATGGGGCGCGACCCGGATGCGGAGGCGCTGCTGCGGCGGAGTGGGCTTGTAGAGGCCTAG
- a CDS encoding GNAT family N-acetyltransferase → MERAAPPAQLTFQPTDAEGFAAAVNAATPDAPISAADLQRLDAARAPGEHHTRRLAWEGGEVVGALETELPRMDSFEGWLQLVVHTLRPEDSLREALWTEALATVTAAGAQTAVTRVREDTPDLPFLLARGWGEHDRMWPSTLDLRMLDFAAFAGEEARVREAGFRLLPLTDLGPWDEAQQRHYYELTIALLADVPSARRIEPWPFEVWQRRFGKDTPREGLFVAVAPSGEWVGTSQLAQPLPARPGTLHNGLTGVLPAWRGCGLGLALKLAAARAALTRGYTHSRTSNHPSNRPMLAINERLGFVREAATVTLIRSLEGAG, encoded by the coding sequence ATGGAACGCGCCGCCCCGCCCGCCCAACTCACCTTTCAGCCCACCGACGCGGAGGGCTTTGCCGCCGCCGTCAATGCCGCGACCCCCGACGCGCCGATTTCCGCCGCCGACTTGCAGCGTCTCGACGCGGCTCGTGCCCCCGGCGAGCACCACACCCGGCGCCTGGCGTGGGAGGGCGGGGAGGTCGTGGGCGCCCTGGAAACCGAGTTGCCCCGCATGGACAGCTTCGAGGGTTGGCTCCAGCTCGTTGTCCACACCCTGCGCCCGGAGGACAGCTTGCGGGAGGCACTCTGGACCGAAGCGCTGGCGACCGTCACGGCGGCGGGAGCGCAGACCGCCGTCACCCGCGTGCGGGAGGACACCCCCGACCTCCCCTTTCTGCTCGCGCGGGGGTGGGGGGAACACGACCGGATGTGGCCCTCCACCCTCGACCTGCGGATGCTGGACTTCGCCGCCTTTGCCGGCGAGGAGGCGCGGGTGCGGGAGGCCGGGTTCCGCCTCCTCCCCCTGACCGACCTCGGCCCCTGGGACGAGGCGCAGCAGCGGCACTACTACGAGCTGACCATCGCCCTGCTGGCGGACGTGCCCAGCGCCCGGCGTATCGAACCCTGGCCCTTCGAGGTGTGGCAGCGGCGGTTCGGGAAGGACACCCCGCGCGAAGGGCTGTTCGTGGCCGTCGCCCCGAGTGGCGAATGGGTGGGCACCAGCCAACTGGCCCAGCCGCTCCCCGCCCGGCCCGGCACCCTGCACAACGGCCTGACCGGGGTGCTTCCTGCGTGGCGCGGGTGTGGGCTGGGACTGGCCCTGAAGCTCGCGGCGGCGCGGGCGGCCCTAACGCGGGGCTATACCCACTCGCGCACCAGCAACCACCCCAGCAACCGCCCCATGCTCGCCATCAACGAGCGGCTGGGCTTTGTGCGGGAGGCGGCGACGGTGACGCTGATTCGGAGCCTGGAGGGGGCCGGTTAG
- the queA gene encoding tRNA preQ1(34) S-adenosylmethionine ribosyltransferase-isomerase QueA — MEPKPAVTRPDPDAVLARLHFDLPESRIAQTGAEPRDASRLMVVGESVEHHVFRDLPDLLQPGDLLVFNESRVIPARVMARKPIVNGLGGGQIEVLLLREEEANVWSAYLKPAKRAGNELWLGEHRAEVVGVLEDGARLLRFAYDIKPHLDEIGRLPLPPYIAAGDSDETWRERYQTVYAREPGSVAAPTAGLHFTPELLERLEARGIERVAVTLHVGAGTFKPITGPVAEHVMHAERYTIGQATADAINRAKAEGRRVVAVGTTTVRALESSAAPDGTVRPGEGDTRIFITPGTPVRVPDLLVTNLHLPGSTLLLLVAAFAGEERIRAAYDAALAQGYRFYSLGDAMLLENRG, encoded by the coding sequence ATGGAGCCAAAGCCAGCAGTGACGAGGCCTGACCCCGACGCCGTCCTCGCCCGGCTGCACTTCGACCTGCCCGAGTCGCGCATCGCCCAGACCGGGGCCGAACCGCGCGACGCCTCGCGGCTGATGGTGGTGGGCGAGAGCGTGGAGCATCACGTCTTCCGCGACTTGCCTGACCTGTTGCAGCCCGGCGACCTCCTCGTCTTCAACGAGAGCCGGGTGATTCCCGCGCGAGTGATGGCCCGCAAGCCGATCGTGAATGGCCTGGGTGGCGGCCAGATCGAAGTCTTGTTGCTCCGCGAGGAAGAGGCGAACGTCTGGTCCGCGTACCTCAAGCCTGCCAAACGCGCCGGGAACGAACTCTGGCTGGGCGAGCACCGGGCCGAGGTCGTCGGCGTGCTGGAGGACGGTGCCCGGCTGCTGCGGTTCGCGTACGACATCAAGCCGCATCTGGATGAGATCGGGCGGCTGCCGCTCCCGCCCTACATCGCGGCGGGCGACTCGGACGAGACGTGGCGCGAGCGGTACCAGACGGTCTACGCCCGCGAGCCGGGGAGCGTGGCGGCGCCGACGGCGGGCCTGCACTTCACGCCAGAGTTGCTGGAGCGGCTGGAGGCGCGGGGCATTGAGCGCGTGGCGGTGACCCTGCATGTCGGGGCGGGCACCTTCAAACCCATCACGGGTCCGGTGGCCGAGCACGTCATGCACGCCGAGCGCTACACCATCGGGCAGGCGACGGCGGATGCGATCAACCGGGCGAAGGCCGAGGGCCGCCGCGTCGTTGCGGTGGGGACCACCACCGTCCGCGCCCTGGAAAGCAGCGCGGCCCCAGACGGGACCGTGCGCCCCGGCGAAGGCGACACCCGCATCTTCATTACGCCGGGGACGCCGGTACGGGTACCCGACCTGCTGGTGACCAACCTGCACCTGCCCGGCTCGACGCTGCTGCTGCTGGTCGCTGCCTTTGCCGGGGAGGAGCGCATCCGGGCGGCGTATGACGCGGCGCTCGCCCAGGGATACCGCTTCTACTCGCTGGGCGACGCGATGCTTCTGGAAAACAGGGGCTAA
- a CDS encoding BTAD domain-containing putative transcriptional regulator, with amino-acid sequence MQAEAERYAARLPEALGEEAEVTLRAGTPDLAARLAERALTLDPAFEPAARALMRAHHARAHPAAAARTYAALGAALAELGLSPLPETAALHRALTGQDH; translated from the coding sequence GTGCAGGCCGAGGCCGAACGCTACGCCGCCCGCCTCCCCGAAGCCCTGGGCGAGGAAGCCGAGGTCACGCTGCGGGCCGGAACGCCGGACCTCGCCGCGCGGCTGGCCGAACGTGCGCTGACCCTCGACCCCGCCTTTGAGCCCGCCGCCCGTGCGCTGATGCGGGCGCACCATGCCCGCGCCCACCCCGCCGCCGCCGCCCGGACGTATGCGGCCCTGGGCGCGGCGCTGGCCGAGCTGGGCCTCAGCCCGCTGCCCGAGACGGCGGCGCTGCACCGGGCGCTGACGGGGCAGGATCACTGA
- a CDS encoding Rad52/Rad22 family DNA repair protein, which produces MTYAQVKDRLAAPFPAARVAWKPQTVSRDRSSALMVAFVDARTVMERLDDVCAGEWSFDVKLSPGQPGQPPTARGRLTVLGLTRSDVGEADEGEAGTLKAAASDALKRCAVHFGVGRYLYDLPRTWVAWDEGRRAPLDPPRLPEWALPEEERTPGAAHVLGALDALRTGLPQDVGQLREVYRHLRAALDTVERAATAPEATASLRL; this is translated from the coding sequence GTGACGTATGCCCAGGTGAAAGATCGTCTCGCGGCCCCCTTTCCGGCGGCGCGGGTCGCCTGGAAGCCCCAGACAGTCAGCCGGGACCGTTCCTCGGCGCTGATGGTGGCGTTCGTGGACGCCCGCACGGTGATGGAACGGCTGGACGACGTGTGTGCGGGCGAGTGGAGTTTCGACGTGAAGCTCTCTCCGGGGCAGCCGGGCCAGCCGCCCACCGCCCGTGGCCGCCTGACCGTGCTGGGCCTGACCCGCAGTGACGTGGGCGAAGCAGACGAGGGTGAGGCCGGAACCCTCAAGGCCGCCGCCTCGGACGCCCTGAAGCGCTGCGCGGTGCATTTCGGGGTGGGGCGCTACCTCTACGACCTGCCCCGCACCTGGGTCGCCTGGGATGAGGGCCGCCGCGCTCCCCTCGACCCGCCCCGGCTCCCCGAGTGGGCGTTGCCTGAAGAGGAACGCACGCCGGGCGCGGCCCACGTGCTGGGGGCGCTCGACGCCCTGCGAACTGGACTCCCACAGGACGTGGGACAACTGCGCGAGGTCTACCGCCACCTCCGGGCGGCGCTGGACACGGTGGAGCGGGCGGCAACCGCGCCGGAGGCCACGGCGAGCTTGAGGCTGTAG
- a CDS encoding CAP domain-containing protein translates to MLRAQLTIAAGMLAALASFSAVAQSPAEAQVLAGLNAARAQGVTCPASGRRPVAAPLMPSSAHALAARNQAGYMSSRAGVTHAGAGGTTPRIRAASVGVQAVSVTEIIYMGTGPQSALNWWLASPLHCAILTDARYTHAGAAVVQGSRGTAYVVVLSSQPK, encoded by the coding sequence ATGCTTCGTGCCCAACTCACGATTGCGGCGGGGATGCTCGCGGCGCTGGCTTCCTTTTCCGCAGTAGCGCAGTCGCCCGCCGAGGCGCAGGTGCTGGCGGGGCTGAACGCAGCGAGGGCACAGGGTGTCACCTGTCCGGCCAGCGGACGGCGGCCCGTCGCGGCGCCGCTGATGCCCAGTTCTGCCCATGCCCTCGCCGCGCGGAACCAGGCGGGCTACATGAGCAGCCGCGCGGGGGTCACGCACGCGGGAGCTGGGGGCACCACCCCGCGCATCCGGGCGGCCAGCGTGGGCGTGCAGGCGGTCAGCGTGACCGAGATCATCTACATGGGGACGGGTCCGCAGTCGGCGCTGAACTGGTGGCTCGCCTCGCCGCTGCACTGCGCGATCCTGACCGACGCCCGCTACACGCACGCGGGAGCGGCCGTGGTGCAGGGGTCGCGCGGAACGGCGTATGTGGTGGTGCTGAGCAGCCAGCCGAAGTAG
- a CDS encoding aminopeptidase, which yields MTKHATSPALEQARAAYDAFRARGLKLNMQRGQPSDADFDLSNGLLTALGENDYRMDGLDLRNYPGGVTGLPSVRALLAGYLDLKAENMVVWNNSSLELQGLVLTFALLHGLRGSEGGWIHGRPKMIVTVPGYDRHFQLLETLGFEMLTVDMQPDGPDVEAIERLAAGDPSVKGVLFVPTYSNPGGESISADKARRLMGVQAAAPDFTVFADDAYRAHHLSDTERDEPVNLVTLARDAGHPDRAFVFASTSKITFASAGLGFVGTSEDNVKWLSTYLNAQSIGPNKVEQARHVKFLEGYPGGLEGLMQAHAGLIAPKFHAVDEVLRAELGTGGEYATWRVPRGGYFISLDTAEPVAARVVELADAAGVSLTPAGATYPGGQDPTGRNLRLAPTRPPLEEVRVAMQGLAACIRLATEEVRAGRG from the coding sequence ATGACCAAGCACGCCACCTCCCCGGCATTGGAACAGGCCCGCGCCGCCTACGACGCCTTCCGGGCCAGGGGCCTGAAGCTCAACATGCAGCGCGGCCAGCCCTCGGACGCCGACTTCGATCTGTCGAACGGGCTCCTGACCGCGTTGGGCGAGAACGACTACCGGATGGATGGCCTCGACCTGCGGAACTATCCCGGCGGGGTCACCGGGCTGCCCTCGGTGCGGGCGCTGCTCGCCGGGTACCTCGACCTCAAGGCCGAGAACATGGTCGTGTGGAACAACTCCAGCCTGGAACTCCAGGGGCTGGTGCTGACCTTCGCGCTGCTGCACGGGCTGCGCGGCTCCGAGGGCGGCTGGATTCATGGGCGGCCCAAGATGATCGTGACCGTGCCCGGCTACGACCGCCATTTCCAGTTGCTGGAGACGCTCGGCTTCGAGATGCTGACGGTGGACATGCAGCCCGACGGCCCCGACGTGGAGGCCATCGAGCGGCTGGCGGCGGGGGACCCCTCGGTCAAGGGCGTGCTGTTCGTGCCGACCTATTCCAACCCCGGCGGCGAGAGCATCAGCGCGGACAAGGCGCGGCGGCTGATGGGCGTGCAGGCGGCGGCTCCCGATTTCACGGTGTTCGCGGACGACGCCTACCGGGCGCACCACCTCTCCGATACCGAGCGCGACGAGCCGGTCAATCTGGTCACGCTGGCCCGCGACGCCGGACACCCCGACCGCGCCTTCGTCTTCGCGTCCACGTCCAAGATCACCTTCGCCAGCGCGGGGCTGGGCTTCGTGGGCACCTCCGAGGACAACGTGAAGTGGCTGTCGACCTACCTCAACGCCCAGAGCATCGGCCCCAACAAGGTCGAGCAGGCGCGGCACGTCAAGTTTCTGGAGGGCTACCCCGGCGGCCTCGAAGGGCTGATGCAGGCCCACGCCGGGCTGATCGCCCCCAAGTTCCACGCGGTGGACGAGGTGCTGCGGGCCGAACTGGGCACCGGGGGCGAGTACGCGACGTGGCGGGTGCCGCGCGGTGGGTACTTCATCAGCCTGGACACCGCCGAACCCGTCGCGGCGCGGGTGGTCGAACTCGCGGACGCGGCTGGGGTCAGCCTCACGCCCGCCGGGGCGACCTATCCGGGCGGGCAGGACCCCACCGGGCGCAACCTGCGCCTCGCGCCGACGCGCCCCCCGCTGGAGGAGGTCCGGGTGGCGATGCAGGGCCTCGCGGCGTGCATCCGGCTGGCGACGGAGGAAGTGCGGGCGGGACGGGGCTGA
- a CDS encoding HIT family protein yields MTTPCVLCSPTLGPVIAQAEHWTVVLNRNQNLLGKLMLVLRRHAEAVPDLRPEEWAELHAVMGRATAALAGLFAPEHFNYAFLQNQDRHIHLHVIPRYSGPREFAGQTFADPDYPAHYAVPAPVRPLTPEGSMALAERLRRAYAGAAS; encoded by the coding sequence ATGACGACGCCCTGTGTCCTCTGCTCGCCCACGCTCGGCCCGGTGATCGCGCAGGCAGAACACTGGACGGTTGTCCTCAACCGCAACCAGAACCTGCTCGGCAAGCTGATGCTGGTGCTGCGCCGTCATGCCGAGGCCGTGCCCGATCTGCGCCCGGAGGAGTGGGCCGAGTTGCACGCCGTGATGGGCCGGGCGACGGCGGCGCTAGCTGGGCTGTTCGCGCCAGAGCACTTCAATTACGCCTTCCTGCAAAATCAGGACCGCCATATCCACCTGCATGTCATTCCGCGTTACAGCGGGCCGAGAGAGTTCGCCGGGCAGACCTTCGCGGATCCCGACTACCCGGCGCACTACGCGGTTCCCGCCCCCGTGCGACCTCTGACGCCGGAGGGCAGCATGGCACTGGCCGAGCGGCTCCGGCGGGCCTACGCGGGGGCGGCCTCCTAA
- a CDS encoding NYN domain-containing protein: protein MQYVVSRPRVGVFIDTQNLYHSARDLLERTVNFETILREAVAGRELVHAISYTVEREGEATARPFIYKLSALGYKVRRMNLTLHHVAQDGRAIYEGNWDMGIVADMVRLMDHLDVVVLGSGDGDFTDIVEVLQERGKRVEVIAFREHTAQKLIDAADRFTHLPDLDGALMPARQKNGAKASSDEA, encoded by the coding sequence ATGCAGTACGTCGTATCCCGCCCCCGCGTGGGCGTTTTTATCGATACCCAGAACCTCTATCACTCGGCCCGCGACCTGCTGGAGCGCACCGTCAACTTCGAGACGATCCTGCGCGAGGCTGTCGCCGGGCGCGAACTCGTCCACGCGATCTCCTACACCGTCGAGCGTGAGGGTGAGGCCACCGCGCGGCCCTTCATCTACAAGCTCTCGGCGCTGGGGTACAAGGTGCGCCGGATGAACCTGACCCTGCACCACGTCGCGCAGGACGGCCGCGCGATCTACGAGGGCAACTGGGACATGGGCATCGTGGCCGACATGGTGCGGCTGATGGACCACCTCGACGTGGTGGTGCTGGGCAGTGGCGACGGCGACTTCACCGACATCGTGGAGGTCTTGCAGGAGCGCGGCAAGCGGGTCGAGGTGATCGCCTTCCGCGAACACACGGCGCAGAAGCTGATCGACGCCGCCGACCGCTTCACCCACCTGCCCGACCTCGACGGGGCGCTGATGCCCGCCCGCCAGAAGAATGGAGCCAAAGCCAGCAGTGACGAGGCCTGA
- a CDS encoding 3-hydroxybutyrate dehydrogenase has protein sequence MTPQESRVALVTGGTSGIGLAIARRLHSDGLRVAVLDLDRPQAREVAQEYGLTFIGADLSRRADCRRAVNETVAALGGLDVLVNNAGFQHIDPIPDFPEDTWDAMLHVMLTAPFLLSKYAWAHLTRSGQGRIVNVASIHGHVASPFKSAYISAKHGVIGFTRTAALEAGEQGLTVNAICPGYVRTPLVEGQIADQARTRGLSPEEVEQKVMLEPAAIKRLLEPEDIAALASYVVSPAAWGMTGAVLDLDLGWTAR, from the coding sequence ATGACCCCTCAGGAATCCCGCGTCGCCCTCGTCACGGGCGGCACCAGCGGCATCGGCCTCGCCATCGCCCGGCGGCTTCACTCGGACGGCCTGCGCGTGGCCGTCCTCGACCTCGACCGCCCGCAGGCCCGCGAGGTGGCGCAGGAGTACGGCCTGACCTTCATCGGGGCCGACCTCTCCCGCCGGGCCGACTGCCGCCGCGCGGTGAACGAGACGGTGGCGGCGCTGGGCGGCCTGGATGTGCTCGTGAACAACGCGGGCTTTCAGCACATCGACCCCATCCCCGACTTTCCCGAAGACACCTGGGACGCCATGCTGCACGTGATGCTCACGGCGCCCTTCCTGCTCAGCAAGTACGCCTGGGCACACCTCACGCGCTCCGGCCAGGGCCGCATCGTGAACGTGGCGAGCATCCACGGGCACGTCGCCAGCCCCTTCAAGAGCGCGTATATCAGCGCCAAGCACGGCGTGATCGGCTTCACGCGCACGGCGGCGCTGGAGGCGGGCGAGCAGGGCCTCACCGTGAATGCGATCTGCCCCGGTTATGTCCGCACGCCCCTGGTCGAGGGCCAGATCGCGGACCAGGCCCGCACGCGTGGCCTCAGCCCCGAGGAGGTCGAGCAGAAGGTGATGCTGGAACCCGCCGCCATCAAGCGGCTGCTGGAGCCGGAGGACATCGCGGCCCTCGCCAGCTACGTCGTCAGCCCCGCCGCGTGGGGAATGACGGGCGCGGTGCTGGACCTCGATCTGGGGTGGACGGCGCGGTAA